Below is a window of Apodemus sylvaticus chromosome 5, mApoSyl1.1, whole genome shotgun sequence DNA.
ATATCAGACTCCATCCTTTGCTGCCCCACCCCATGTATTTAGcacgtatatgtatgtatacatacaacaTTCACTCATGAAGCTGAATCTGAGCTTCATGACTCCCACCCCTCCCTGTTCATTCCTGCAGGTGATCACTACAAAAGTGAGTAGTCTGAAGGAAATTGACTTCTCCTTAGTTATTGGCTAATGTTTCATAAAAATGAGCTAGCTGTATATGTCTCTTGGACAGAACATCCAGTTCTCAGGAATGGGTGTGGTGTTTGAGGTGAACCCCATGATTATTTCCTTTTGGTGTTTCACTGCCTGTCAGCTCCTGATAACTTATGTGTTCAGAAGagaattaaattgtatttcatttttaaaaaaatgttttgcttcAGGGTCATTACAAATTTGGACTGTTTCCCCATTTCCAGAatattccatagcctcagtaaatTTACAGAAggatttccttttctccctctgtagATGGTGAAGTCAGCCACCCAtttcttttttccagtttctAAATAAAGAGTCAAGTTCTCTAGGACAAAGGACCTGGTTGTTAGGAAATATTTTCTACTCCCTGATAAAAGGAGAAGGCTGAACTTCTCTCTCAGCCTTGGCCAACTGCGTGTGCAGTAGTAGTATGTGAGAGcagtagaatagaattgaaggctgCTGGGAGGCATCTAGAGCCGAGACGAAAGTGTGCCTGGGCTATTTTGGGCCTGGTAGTGCTGGGCAGGAGCTGGACCAAAAGAGGTCAAGGACTATGGCTTTGCCCATAGCTGACTCGTGGGGCGGGGCCTCGGCCCCAGAGCCCCACCTTCTAGGGGCGTGGCTAGAGCGAAAGGTGGGGCCGCGCTCCGTCGGGGCGGGGCTTGTGGAATCTCCGAATTCCTAGACACGGGGCCTTGGCGCGCGTCTCCGGGCGCGGGGTTCCTCTCACGCAGCCTCCCATTCAAAAGATGCCGAAGGGGCGGCGCGGCAGCCAGAACCCCAAGATGAGCCAGCGGCCGGCCCCGCCCCTCTACTTTCCGTCGCTCTACGACCGGGGCATCTCGTCGTCTCCGCTGAGCGACTTTAACATCTGGAAGAAGCTCTTTGTGCCGCTGAAGGCGGGCGGAACGCCGGCGGCCGGGGTGGCAGGGGTAGCGGGGGTCCGACCCCTGCCTCTGGCACCCCCAGCCACGGTGCCGCCACCCCCGCCTGGCCTGGGTCCCCCCAGCGAGCGCCCGTGTCCTCCGCCCTGGCCATCCGGCTTGGCCTCTATTCCCTACGAGCCTCTGCGCTTCTTCTACTCGCCGCCTCCAGGCCCCGAGATGGCAACTTCGGCCCTGGTCCCCGGCCCCACGACCCCCTGGCTCGCCTCCGCCTCCCACCCCGAGGAGCTGTGCGAGCTAGAGATCCGGATTAAGGAGCTGGAGCTGCTCACAATTACTGGGGACGGCTTCGACTCCCAGCGCTGTGCGTGACTGCCAAACGAGCCCAGTCCTAGCTTCCCTAATTGCCCCCTAGAGTCAGGCACCAGAAAGTGACCCCAGACGGTGCCCAGTCCTAGGAGTCCCACTCCCCAAAATTTCTCCTCCAGAAGTTCTGACCCCCACGTGCTGAATTTCAACCGACCCCTGCCTCACCACACCTGCCTGATCTAATCAGACCCTTTAGTTTTAAACCCCACCCCTTAAGGACTAGCCCTTGAAGTAATGTTGACACTGGCTCTTAACGCCTGAAGCACTCTTCATAAATTTAGCCTCCCTACACAGTAATACCACAGTTCTATAATCTGGAGCTCCATCCACCACAGGCTCCCTATCTCTAGAGACATTAGCCTTCAATATGGGGTAGAAGGAGACGTAAGAATTGCCCAAACCTTGAAGGTTCGCAGTCATTCACTGAGGAGTCTTGGCCTCTGCCCTTCCCTGGGCCTCAAGTCCTCCGACAAAATCTTGGACTTTGACATCTGATCTTAAGTCTGAGGTTTTGGGAATCTACACCAGAGCAAACCCAAGTGTGCTGATAAAAGgaggaatcctctggtatatgaACTGATGCCTCTCTAGTGGGCAGTAAGGCAGTTAAAGCCAGCTGTATTTCCAGAAGGACTAATCTCTCAGGAATTAGTAGTCTGAGGCTATATCCACTTGCACCCTCTGCTCTAAGGCTTGAATTTGACTATGAGAGGAAGGCAGATAGCTCTGGAAAGATAATCTCACCTGTTCTGCACAACAGGTTAAACTGGTCCTCACTGCCACACAGTGGGGTGAAGTATGAATAAAACTATACACTTAGGTATGAACGGCCAGGAGTGGTCTCCACTCCGTCTGATACCCATAGGATACATACATAAAGTCCCTAGAACTTCCTTTTCAGTTGTATGAGTTAGGTAAGTCTGGGATGTTAGGAGATTTTAGGGTCCTGCACAATTCCTTCTCGGAAGCTTGCTCTGGAAGTTAGTAAATAGCTTCTCAGAGTGGCAGTGgtacacacctggaatcccagcacttaggaggctgaggcagagggatcaagagttccagggcagcctggagcTACATAGGACGACCCTGAAAAATCAAAACCCCCAAGCTTCCCAGCTACAGCTGAGTCTGTTCTGCTCTCCTACAGATAAATTCCTGAAGGCGCTGAAAGATGAGAAATTGCAAGGACTGAAGACAAGCAGGCAACCTGGAA
It encodes the following:
- the C5H11orf91 gene encoding uncharacterized protein C11orf91 homolog yields the protein MPKGRRGSQNPKMSQRPAPPLYFPSLYDRGISSSPLSDFNIWKKLFVPLKAGGTPAAGVAGVAGVRPLPLAPPATVPPPPPGLGPPSERPCPPPWPSGLASIPYEPLRFFYSPPPGPEMATSALVPGPTTPWLASASHPEELCELEIRIKELELLTITGDGFDSQRCA